In the Arachis stenosperma cultivar V10309 chromosome 8, arast.V10309.gnm1.PFL2, whole genome shotgun sequence genome, gtgtctgataaaacaaaaaacaaagagTAACTAGGATGGAGATATCATCTCCTTCCTAATGATCTGATCAATAATACTACAAGGAATTAAAAATTCAGTGTAAGGACGAGAATGCCTAGTCGCTGTCTTAGCTAAACGGTCAGCTACCGAATTCGCTGTTCGTTGAATCAATTGAACTTGAACCACCCAATTACGCTGCAGGATCTCAGAAATCTTCAAAAGAAGGTCTGTGTATTCTCTCCACATCTGGTATGGATCCTTTTTAATCAAGAGATAAGCTTCTAGACAATCTGTTTCGCAAATTACCTCCCTGTGACCACTTTCCCAAGCCAAACAAAGACTCCTCCAAATTGCGAATATCTCACACCAAGTAATAGTTCCTATTGGAATGCTTGCTGAACAACCCAATAACCATTTACCCGTACTGTTCCGAATAGCACACCCAAAACCAACCAGTTGATCTTGTTCCAAAAGACTAGCATCGCAATTTAATTTAACAACATTGATTGGGGGAGGACACCAAGAATCACATAAAGAGGGATTGTGTGTCACCTGATTAGAACGCTTGCTTGAAGCATACTCGGCTGCAGAGTGCCTGATAAGCTGGAGAACTTTTTCCTTGCTCTAAATGTCATTCTGATTAAAGATATCATTGTTTCTATCCCTCCAAATCCACCAAAGACCtgcggcaaaaattccttcatTGGTCCAAAGTTTTATACGAAGCCAACTTTGAAAATCCAAGGCGACATCCCAAGTTTCCATTGCCACCTTCAAGCTCTCCCAAATCGGGCTCACTTTATTACAAAGTCTGATGCAATGTTCAACAGATTCTGGTGCTTCATTGCATCTGGGGCAAAGATCCGTTGCTGTTAAGCGTCTTCGGTAACGAAGGCTGGCAGTGGGGATGGCCCCATGCAAGATGAGCCAAATCAATCCCTTGACCTTCTCAGGCATTCCTAAACGCCAAAGCCACAACCAATTCTCATTTGTATTCCATGCAACCTTTCTTTCAAGGAGCCATTCATAACCATCCCTTGTTGAGTAAGTCTTTGAGGCATTAGATCCCCAACACCAGTTCGGATCACAACCTGCCTGCACTATAGGGTTGTAAGCTGTAATATCTAGTTTTAGGGTCTCAGGCAACACAGTATAAAGATGGTCCAAATTCCAAACTCTCCCAGACCACATGTCACCTAGGAAAAGACCAGTATCTGAAATATGCACAAAAGGGATCTCTGGAGCCAAAGACCCCGACGGTCTCCAAGGATGATACCAGAAAGATTGAGTTAAAGAACCAATGCACCAAACATAGCCATGTTTAAGCCTACTAGCTGTCTTTGTGATGTTGCGCCATATGCTCGAGGATTGCGTAGGGCATTGAAGATCTAGCCCCAAGCTTCCTTGAACATATTTAGCTAGCATAATGCGCACCCATAATTTGTTCTGACCATGGAAGAGTTGCCAAACTAGTTTACCAAAGAGGGCAGTATTAACACATTGAGTGTCGCGAACACCAAGGCCCCCATACCTCTTGGGCGTGATCACAGTACTCCAATTCAACAAGTttaagccccgctcatctgtcTTTCCTTTCCACAAGAAATTACGAAGAACAGAATCAATCTTAGAACACacttttttggggaagagggaGACCTGcaattatatttttgaatagacaaaaatataaagataaggtttaatttaagtaaataacttaattaatttttttttaaaattagtttaaataataaataattatattaaaaatagtttataaataagttattttgtatttggaattttagttttaaaagtgtttattttataaaaatgtgataaaaGATAGTAATATTATGAGAAAAGTCATTTTTTTTACTCTATAAGCTCCTAAATAATTTTATAGAAAGCCgcaatttagttttaaaaactataccagacattaatactactatttttcataagtcaaaagttaaaaaaagttacttttaaatattttcaaacaAGCCCTAAGTACGATGTTGGTCCCTAATGTAGAagtcaaaaatttattttgtccCTGACCTTTTTTCGCTACAAAATTGTCTCAAAtgtttaacttaattttaaaatcgttTTTTGGACGAAAATACTCCTCCCCTCTTCTTTCCTAAAATCAACCAAAAGTAGAGGCACAGGCAaaagcagaagcagaagcagacAAAAGCAAAAAACAGAAACAAAATCAACAACAATCAAACAACGACAACAATAACAATGGATAATAGAATTAGAGCAACAACAAAAGtaaaaccaaaaacaaaaacaaaaatagaaacaGACAAAAGCAGAAACGACTAGAagcatcaacaacaacaatggaataaaaagtaataaacaGAAACAACCAAAAACATCAATAACCACAACAATAATAGAATAAACAAAAGTAAAACACCTccctttaaatttaaaaaattaaagaaaaaaataaaaaattgagaCAACATTACCGAAGAAGAGATAAAGTAATACGAAGATAGAATAATAAAGTAATAACCCAGAAATCAGATTGTTGTTTGGCCATTTTTGGGCCCAAATATCAAgcccaaaataaaaatatatttcaattacaatactatgcaattaaaattaaagatatttaCTTCCGACTAAtgctaaaatttaaataaaatacaaggaacataaataatttcaatttttaaatttaggcagttttaaattatattaatagaaataattatattatataaatataattaaatttattttaaatatagaaGATGATATATATTGACAAATTTTAAGAATTTctcataaattttaaaactaaaaaacatattttatattaaaaaagtaTGAGTTATAAACCTAAGagtgcataaaaaaaaaaaaaagccattTTTACTTTTGCGACAAGACACGAATATAAATGTACATATAACAATAAATTTATTACATGTTCAACATTTTCCTAAATATGTTGTATAAGAAGcacatttttttctattttttagttgttatacatctaagtattttttttatttaagttcATTCAAATAGATCAAACACCAATAAAAATCATTCTCATTAAAAGAGTGTGATTACATGtgcatctttttttttttcacgcTCATTTACGCATGCTtcttctatcttcttcttcttctcacgcTCGTTTTACGCACAGagtatcttcttcttcttcttcttctttttcttcgcCTTCTTCTTCGCGTTCTTCCTACTATTTTTTTCACGTATTTTCTCCTTATCgtcatttttttattgttgttgttgttgctactttatttttttccttcttctctccCTGGTGAAGAAGCAGTAAAAGGTGAGGAGGAAGatttttgaattatgcagaacagaaatgaaccgaaattatatTTAGAATGAACCGAAAATTAAATTCAGAATGTAAACTCGTTTCAAAACGAGCACAGACTAAATGCACCTTATTTAAATCCAAAATGAAtcgaaattatttaatgattgTAACACACAAACTTAATTCGAAAACAAACACACAAACAAAATTGAATTATGAACAAAAATACATCCAAATCCATCAAGtgattttgcaacattatgtatttcttcttctttatttgattagaTGAATGAGACAAGAAAAGAAGAACATGATGAGAGGTTTTGagaaattttttcttttttgtttcttcttcttaAGATAGTGAAACAAGAAGAATCATAACAAAATAATTCACTTAAAAATGGATCGAAATAATATTTAGaatgaaccaaaattatatTTAAGGTAAACCTAAAATCAAATTCAGAATGTAAACTCGTTTCACAGACCAAATGCACCTTATTTAAATATAGAATGAACCGTAATTATTTAATGATTGCGACACACAAACTTAATTTGAAAACAAACACACAAACAAAATTGAATTATGAACAAAAATACTTCCAAATCCATCAAGtgattttgcagcattatgtgtatcttcttctttgtttgattagatgaacaaaacaagaaaaagaagaacatcATGAGAAGTTTTgagaaattttttcttcttttttttttgtttgatttttttctatttatctTGGTTTTATTCCTCTCAAGATAgtgaaacaagaagaagtaTAACAAAATAATTCACTCAGAAATAAGCCGAAATTATATTCAGAaataaactcatttcaaaaCAAGTTTAGACCAAGTGCACCTTATTAAAATCCAGGATGAActgaaattatttaatgattaCACACAAACTCAATTCGAAAACAAGCAcacaaacaaaaattaaatcatgaacaaaaaatgagaaaagaagaagaaagaggatgaggaggaggaggaggtggtggtggtggtggtgacgACGGTAatgaaagtgaaaaataataaaaaaggaggagaagaagaagaagatgtaGCATCAGGGAAGAAGCGCGGAGGAGAAGAAAATGGAAAAAAGAAGCGCGTGACTCTAAATTATTTGGATAAACTTGGATACTAAAATTGCTTGGATGTGGAGAATATTTTTTTCCTATCAATATAAACTTACAGataacaaatttaatattttctcAATATTCTTTAACAATTATTCTCCACATACAAgtcatttttttatacaagtcatttatattcacGCGTACACGTTCTTCTTCGTGCCGTTACTGCACGTTTTTCTtcgttatttttctctttcgttATCGTCGTCACCAACACCacatcctcctcctcttcctcctttttTCATCGAAAtttctcctcctccttcatttttctcatttttctcCATCATCAGTTATCTTGTTGTtgaagataataaataattcaaattcagaTTATCAATTGAATCAGAACaaaattgattattgttttgaatccaatcaagtggCTGAAGTGTGGTTCGATTCTACTTAATTTTTTCGTTAGTAATTTATGATTCTTTAGGTGAATAATGTTTCATCATTGATGTtttgaattgaatgtaatgtaaaaGTTCTGCATTAAAGAAagtatttttctgtatttgcagcaaatttgggtgtaacatgaagatatttgggtgtaacacaaaaatatttgagtgtattgtttaagaattttcggtgTATGTGTGTTAATAAgttttgcataattcaaaactcttcttctcctccctcCTCATCttttgctgcttcttcttcttcttcttcttcttcattatcattatcttcttttttttttcttgttttaccttctcaagtttattcttgttttactcttttaacaagagtaaaaacaaaaaaatcaaacaaagaagaagaataaacacacaatgctgcaaaattacttggaagatgatgaacttacattcatttaactaaaagaaaaaagaataaggaaagaaataagaagaaaaaaatccagcattagaggaaatatttttctgtatttacagcgaatttgggtgtaacacgaaaaTATTCGAGTATActgtttaagaattttcggtgTATGTGTGTTGATAAGTtctacataattcaaaactcttcctcttcctcctcctcatcttctgctgcttcttctttttttcatcatcatcaccatcttctttttttttattcatctttttctttttattttaccttctcaaatttattcttgttttactcttttaacaagaataaaaacaaaaaaatcaaacaaaaaagaagaagaaacacataatgttgcaaaattATTTGGAAGAGGATaaacttacattcattcaacaaaaagaaagaaagaaataaagaaaaaaaggagaaaaaaaatacagcattaaagaaaaatatttttctatatttgcaGTAAATTTGGGTGTGACACAAAGATATTTGGatgtattgtttaagaatttttggtgtatatatgctgataagttctgcattaTTCAAAGTCCTTCCTCTTCCTCCtactcatcttctgctgctttttcttcttcatcttcttatttcatattctcataatttttttaaggaaaaaattaagcaaagaagaaaaaaatccaTAATGTTGCAAAATAAATAGAAACAGGAGGGGGAAAAATGTAGCAACAACAACAGTAATAAAAAAACgatgatgaagatgaaacacgcgaagaaaaaggagaagaaacgcaaagagaaagaagatgaAGGAAGAGGAGGAACGCGGGATACAAAGAGGAACAATGTAATTTCACGCACACGTTATGTAAGGCTGCGTTTGGTTTATGTGTAGTTTGAGACATAGACATAAATACATAGACATTGAAAACATAGACACAGTGATACacgtatttttttaatttgtttgataAGTAAGCACAAGACACAACAATAAATTAACTCTTTATAAAATATCAATATTGTCCTTACCACAAAATATCACTACCACCATCACCATTTTTTCTCTGCTACTGTTTAAACAATCACCTCCACTTTTCTACTACCATTAACAACTCTTGaactaataaaagaaattaatcaaataaaataaccTAAGATATTTAACAAATGGTCCTAACCAGCCtccaataaaatataatttgttttttaaaaaagcAAAGAACACTCCATCAACAAATAATCTTAACCATTTGCCTCCAACAACACCAAGTACTACCTTCCATCTTCAGTTTAAAGATCTACCAGCAAGGTCAGTAACTATTGTTGTAACATTGATTTCAAAaatgatgaaaatgatgaaactCTTGAACAAGAGAGAGAAAGGCGGAAACAAATtgagaaaaggagaagaagaatggCAGATCTGGAAGTTAACGACATTAAAGACGATTATAGATGCATTATAGAACAGTAACAATGGCGGATTTAGACATAAACAAAGGTAAATACaacaagaaatagaagagaCAGAGGAataagtgaaaaagaagaagaattaaaaaaaaaaagagattagGGGAATAgacaaaaataaagagaaagaagagaaaaatatgtAGCTATTTTGGAAGAGAAATAGGCTATgatgaagaaaaagagaaagatggaGGTGAGGAGATGGAGGAGTTCAGGTTCACTAGAAAAAAACGAAGTGGGAGGAGATGAAGTAGGAAGGAGGGTAGTgttaagaattttataaaattagtaaGGATGAAATTGTCCaaaaaaatgatataatttGTGTCCACCCTTAAAAATCTGTGTCTCATCATTTGGAAGAGACACAAAATACACGTATTCCGTGTACTCTTGTATATAACTGTATCTCTCACTTTTTTGTGTCTCATACAACAAACACTAAACGTGTGTTACCATATCTATGTCACCAAACTAGCCCTAAGTGACTTATATGACATACATATCAAAAAGACTTGTATATACAACAATACTCATTTTTTAAcaatctaaaataaaaaataataattaattttcaatcaataccAATTATTTTTTCAgttatctttttattaatttctttttttttcaaacactataattttatttttcattgggGTTGTTAGCCACTATTTCTAGTCAATctatatcttaaattttaaattataagttttaaaatataaatttttaaaaaaataaaataaaaatttaattaatattaactagTAAAAATTCCGATCCtatacttattttttttctcgTTACCGAACTTAAATAATTAGGAGTTAGTGCAAAAAGGTAGTGAAGGTATTGGGCAAGTGCCAGATCATATGACAATTGGCAATCTAAGACCATCCAACGAAAAAAATAATCCGACCAAATtagattaatttaataattattttattagtttaattaaataaatattaaaaaataaaatttattttatatatataataatttattagttaatgataaaattttaaataaagttaaaatttataacaagttaaatattaaaaataaattttattttacataCTGGGGAGATACTATTaaacggaaaaaaaaaagaggcacATCTCCACACTCCACTCTTACGTGCTCGTCACTGTGGTCTGTGAAGTGACTTTCTTCTCATTTCATGAGAACAATAGTCACGTCAAAATAATAAAAGCTGGTACTACATTACACGTAACCATGTGACATATTCTAGAATTTCTTTGAAAAAGTCTAATTACTACTACCACTCTTTACTGTCTAATAAGCTTCCCTGCTTTGCTTACTTCATTTTCTTAAAAAGCAAAGATTCCATTCaaccttctctctctctctctctctctctctctctctctctagttTTTGGTTCACAGAGGAAGCTTAATTACAAAGCAACTCTGCAATTTCGACTATCCGAATTCCAATCTGTCTTACTTTAGATTCTTGCTGTTCTTCCTCTTTTTGTCTTTGTATATATCACTCCACACTGCTTCAGTGTGTGTTTTTATATCTCTTATATTTTTGgtctcttttatatatatatatgcagagtctttaaaaaaaaaaacaaacttcAATTCTCTAAGCTATCATATAATTTCAAGACTTGCTTTATTTGTTTAAATGAATCACTAAAATTTAGGTGATGAAAAGTTGCTTTGAGCTACGAATTTAGCATACCATATAATATGCCAGCATTAGTTTGATTTATTTCTCCGATGGAAGGTGAAAAATCTAGTATCTTTTATGTTCTGTTGTTCTTGAATGTGATATGGTTAGTGGGTTCAGTGAGTGGAATTGGTGTTAACTGGGGAATACAATCGACACACCCTTTGCCACCATCCACAGTTGTGAAATTGCTGAAAGACAATGGAATTCAGAGGGTTAAGCTATTTGATGCTGATCCTGATATCTTGGATGCTATGAAGAAATCTGGGATTCAAGTTATGGTTGGAATCCCAAATGACATGCTTTATACACTTGCTAATAGTGTTCAAGCTGCTGAAAAATGGGTTTCAAAGAACGTTTCTGCGCATCTCTCCTCTGGAGGAGTTGACATCAGGTATCATGTATACATACACTGATTCACCCTTTTTCCATTTTTGTTGACAGATTCATTCTAATGATTCTATTCAACCATACATTTTGGGTTGGTTCTAGAGTGCTGCTCCATGCAGTTAATTTTATCTGTTGTTTGACTTTATTGATTCATGAAAATTAGTTGTTTGGGACTAAAatgaacaattttttttttaaataatagtATGTGATCGTTGAAATTTTAAGGAAAATATATGGGTCCCACATGATTTATGTTCTCCTTGTTAAGAAAAATAGTAATGGTCAAGTATGGGTGGAAATTGGCCGAGTGGAGTCCGAGTTTTGGCTTTGATGAGTCTCTCTATGTTTGTAAAATGTAAATAGATGGCTCAAAAATTTAAGGTAGTTACTTTTTGTAGGCATTTTTTCAACCTTAAGTCCGGCCTGGTTAAAGTCTTGCCTACAAATCTATTTAAAAAGTCTATTTTATGAATTAgattccaaaaaataataaatttaaaatatttaaatgcacattaaataaattttaaaatttaaaatttataatttataaaaaaattatttatatattaatttttaattatatatcataaccatatttataatttataaatttttttttgaaaaaaaattatgatcttAATTAGCATTGACTATTGATTTGTTTAgtgttattttgtatttaatataagtaaatatcttttttgtgactaatataagtaaatatttaaaagtCTAAACTAagaataacttatttataataCAAAACAAATATTTTGACGAGTCGTCTCAACGAGTTTTGTAAACTTTTTTTAAGCTTATGACCTGGCCTTTTTAACTAATAAGTTTTTACAAAAGCTCAAGCCTAGCATGTTTAATAAAACGAGTTATGAATCTCCATTGAGTAGCCCGGTCCAGTTCCACCCTATAGTCAAGTAAAGTTGCTCGTTAGAattatttatattgttatattcTTTGAGTAATTATGGTGTGGATTTTGCTCATGCTGTCTCTTAATTTGGAAGTTACAATTTTGTGTAGAAGTAGTTAACATTTTAAACTAAATGTCATAAATTATTTGTATAAGTTaccaattaaaaaatttattagatatAGCCACAACTTTCAATAGTTGTAAGAACTAACAATTAAGCTTTCTTATTGCACTAATACAATTGTAGATTGTGTGCGGATGCTAAGTTCAACTTGTTAGATAATTTTCATGGTTTCTTGGTTGTTTTAGGTTTTTAAAGTTTAGAAGAAGTACAGAGTTACAACTTAATTGCTTCCAAAATATCTTCCAATAAAGATCTCTGTGATTTTTTAACTAATATAGGAACATTTTCATCTGATTTTTGGGCTAAGGTATGTTGCAGTGGGAAATGAACCATTCTTGTCAACATACAACGGTACTTATGAATCCACAACGCTTCCGGCTCTGCAAAACATTCAAGCAGCTCTCACGAAATCCGGTCTGAGCAACCGTGTCAAAGTGACTGTCCCTCTAAATGCAGATGTATACCAGAGCTCATCTGAGAAGCCTTCGGACGGAGACTTCCGGCCGGACATCCATGATCTCATGCTGCAGATTGTCAAGTTCTTGAGCCAAAATGGTGCACCATTTACTGTGAACATCTACCCTTTCATTAGCCTCTACTCTGACCCAAATTTCCCGGTAGACTATGCCTTCTTCAACGGCTACCAACCTGCCATCAATGACAATGGAAAAAACTATGACAATGTCTTTGATGCAAACCATGACACACTAGTTTGGGCCCTGCAGAAGAATGGTTTCACAAATGTCCCTATAATCATAGGCGAAATTGGTTGGCCTACTGATGGAGACAAGAATGCTAATCTTCAACTTGCTCAACGGTTCAACCAAGGCTTCGTGTCGCGCTACTATGTATCTCAAAAGGGTACTCC is a window encoding:
- the LOC130943840 gene encoding glucan endo-1,3-beta-glucosidase 5-like isoform X1 is translated as MEGEKSSIFYVLLFLNVIWLVGSVSGIGVNWGIQSTHPLPPSTVVKLLKDNGIQRVKLFDADPDILDAMKKSGIQVMVGIPNDMLYTLANSVQAAEKWVSKNVSAHLSSGGVDIRYVAVGNEPFLSTYNGTYESTTLPALQNIQAALTKSGLSNRVKVTVPLNADVYQSSSEKPSDGDFRPDIHDLMLQIVKFLSQNGAPFTVNIYPFISLYSDPNFPVDYAFFNGYQPAINDNGKNYDNVFDANHDTLVWALQKNGFTNVPIIIGEIGWPTDGDKNANLQLAQRFNQGFVSRYYVSQKGTPMRPGPVDAYLFSLIDEDNKSIRPGNFERHWGIFYFDGQPKYQLSLGQSKGLVAASGVDYLAKKWCVLKPSANLNDDQVAPSVAYACENADCTSLGYGTSCGNLDVKGNISYAFNSYYQIHDQLDSACKFPGLSMITDKDPSVGTCKFRIMIQTDSAEGFDGRIWFLRKVFFVLLFYIITIIM
- the LOC130943840 gene encoding glucan endo-1,3-beta-glucosidase 5-like isoform X2, with amino-acid sequence MTCFIHLLIVFKLLKNGFQRTFLRISPLEELTSVGNEPFLSTYNGTYESTTLPALQNIQAALTKSGLSNRVKVTVPLNADVYQSSSEKPSDGDFRPDIHDLMLQIVKFLSQNGAPFTVNIYPFISLYSDPNFPVDYAFFNGYQPAINDNGKNYDNVFDANHDTLVWALQKNGFTNVPIIIGEIGWPTDGDKNANLQLAQRFNQGFVSRYYVSQKGTPMRPGPVDAYLFSLIDEDNKSIRPGNFERHWGIFYFDGQPKYQLSLGQSKGLVAASGVDYLAKKWCVLKPSANLNDDQVAPSVAYACENADCTSLGYGTSCGNLDVKGNISYAFNSYYQIHDQLDSACKFPGLSMITDKDPSVGTCKFRIMIQTDSAEGFDGRIWFLRKVFFVLLFYIITIIM